A genome region from Polyangia bacterium includes the following:
- the pilQ gene encoding type IV pilus secretin PilQ: MKNRRMLQTVSGGALALAFALGGPTAKSQQAPTAGAGAASSYGDLSPSAGSGAGTPSVPPGGLMVAPAESAPLGPRAATTNGAATGSSDGAQAGRPTPGGAATVTPSAASGGAVPATGGLPPGMHLTNTKRRYTGRRIDLDFKGADIHNILRLLADVGQVNIVTSDDVKGEVTIKMKNVPWDQALDVILRAKLLGQVREGNLIRVAPMAILEKELEQEIARQKQLNDVMPTETRLIAISYADAKILQDRAKDLLSPRGRISVDDRTNQLIVSDVARNLQLIEDLVRNLDTQTSQVIIEARIVEANSTFVREIGVQWGGSGFRDAAHGNPTGLVFPNNIGISGGATDATTPKAGLASAASPDFAVNLPAAVGTGSGGALGLMLGSVNGAFNLNLRLTALESSGQVRILSSPRISTLDNVEASITQGVSIPISIVSAQGIQTVFVEANLALVVKPHVTNEGTVVMNIHVTRNEPDFVNTGARGDPTILRKEARTVMLVHDGDTAVIGGIYQRNSGVSFAKVPFFADLPLIGFFFRNKHENDARTEFLVFITPRIANRTRALRQ; this comes from the coding sequence GAACCGGCGGATGTTGCAGACCGTGTCGGGCGGCGCGCTGGCGCTGGCCTTCGCGCTCGGCGGGCCGACCGCGAAGAGCCAGCAGGCGCCGACTGCGGGCGCGGGCGCGGCGTCGAGCTACGGCGATCTGTCGCCCAGCGCGGGCAGCGGTGCCGGTACGCCGAGCGTGCCGCCGGGCGGCCTGATGGTGGCGCCCGCGGAGAGCGCGCCGCTTGGGCCGCGGGCCGCGACGACCAACGGCGCCGCGACCGGTTCCAGCGACGGCGCGCAAGCGGGACGTCCCACGCCCGGCGGCGCCGCCACCGTGACCCCGTCAGCGGCCAGCGGCGGCGCGGTCCCCGCCACCGGCGGCCTGCCACCCGGAATGCATCTCACCAACACCAAACGGCGCTACACCGGGCGGCGCATCGACCTCGATTTCAAGGGCGCCGACATTCACAACATCCTGCGCCTGCTGGCCGACGTGGGGCAGGTGAACATCGTGACCTCCGACGACGTCAAGGGCGAGGTCACCATCAAGATGAAAAACGTCCCCTGGGATCAGGCCCTGGACGTCATCTTGCGCGCCAAGCTCTTGGGTCAAGTGCGAGAGGGCAACCTCATCCGCGTCGCCCCGATGGCAATCTTGGAAAAAGAGCTGGAGCAGGAGATCGCCCGGCAAAAACAGCTCAACGACGTCATGCCGACGGAGACGCGGCTCATCGCCATCTCTTACGCTGATGCCAAGATCTTGCAGGATCGGGCCAAGGATCTTCTCTCGCCGCGCGGGCGCATCTCCGTCGACGATCGCACCAACCAGCTGATCGTGTCGGACGTGGCGCGCAACCTGCAACTGATCGAAGATCTGGTGCGCAACCTGGACACCCAGACGTCGCAGGTGATCATCGAGGCGCGCATCGTCGAGGCGAATTCGACGTTCGTGCGCGAGATCGGCGTGCAGTGGGGTGGTTCGGGCTTTCGCGACGCCGCCCACGGCAACCCCACCGGCCTGGTGTTTCCCAACAACATTGGCATTTCCGGCGGCGCCACCGACGCCACCACGCCGAAGGCGGGCCTGGCGTCGGCGGCCAGCCCCGACTTTGCCGTCAACCTGCCGGCCGCCGTCGGCACCGGCAGCGGCGGCGCGCTGGGCCTGATGCTGGGGTCGGTGAACGGTGCCTTCAATTTGAACCTGCGCTTGACGGCCCTGGAATCCAGCGGTCAGGTGCGCATCCTGTCGTCGCCGCGCATCTCCACGCTGGACAACGTGGAGGCGTCCATCACCCAGGGCGTGTCGATCCCCATCTCCATCGTCAGCGCGCAAGGCATCCAGACCGTCTTCGTGGAGGCCAACCTGGCGCTGGTGGTCAAGCCCCACGTCACCAACGAAGGCACGGTGGTGATGAACATCCACGTCACCCGCAACGAGCCCGACTTCGTCAACACCGGCGCCCGCGGCGATCCGACCATCCTGCGCAAGGAAGCGCGCACAGTGATGCTGGTGCACGACGGCGACACCGCGGTGATCGGCGGCATCTACCAGCGCAATTCGGGCGTCAGCTTCGCCAAGGTGCCATTCTTCGCCGACCTGCCTTTGATCGGATTTTTCTTCCGCAACAAGCACGAGAACGACGCCCGCACCGAGTTTCTGGTATTCATCACGCCGCGCATCGCGAACCGGACCCGCGCGCTGCGCCAGTAA
- a CDS encoding shikimate kinase, whose protein sequence is MAQAKSGGEAPLFLIGFMATGKSTVGRLVAGRKGWAFVDLDQVIVAAAGLPVAEIFAREGEVGFRRREAEAVHEACAKTRTVIATGGGAACREENLQAMLAGGRVVALSATPAEVLRRTGGASGRPLLDGKIDPVGAAAALLAAREPFYARAHHTVDTVGKSPTEVAALVIAALDGDILGNGET, encoded by the coding sequence ATGGCCCAGGCGAAATCAGGGGGCGAGGCGCCGCTTTTCTTGATCGGCTTCATGGCCACGGGGAAGAGCACCGTCGGACGGCTGGTGGCCGGCCGCAAAGGGTGGGCGTTCGTCGATCTGGATCAGGTGATCGTGGCGGCAGCGGGGCTGCCGGTGGCGGAGATCTTCGCGCGCGAGGGCGAGGTCGGTTTTCGCCGCCGCGAAGCGGAGGCGGTGCACGAGGCGTGCGCGAAAACGCGCACGGTGATCGCCACCGGCGGTGGGGCCGCCTGCCGCGAGGAAAATCTGCAGGCGATGCTGGCCGGCGGTCGGGTGGTGGCCCTGTCGGCCACGCCGGCCGAGGTGCTGCGCCGAACTGGGGGCGCGTCGGGGCGCCCACTACTGGACGGCAAGATCGATCCAGTCGGCGCGGCGGCCGCGTTGCTGGCGGCGCGCGAGCCGTTCTATGCTCGCGCTCACCACACCGTCGACACCGTCGGCAAGTCGCCGACCGAAGTGGCCGCGCTGGTCATCGCCGCGCTGGACGGTGACATACTGGGAAACGGCGAAACATGA
- the aroB gene encoding 3-dehydroquinate synthase has product MSSTIVGVELGARRYDVHIGTFAPSIVAETVAAALGPDVTGVAVLVDGDLGRRSPRVAPLVEALRLRLPRVHRYDLPGGEASKTLDQIGRTTQWLAEHGYDRRAAVIGIGGGATGDHSGFAAAVYLRGVRFALCPTTLLAMVDASVGGKTAVDLPAGKNLVGAFHQPRVVIADLGFLDTLPAREQTAGLAEVVKCGFIADPSLLAIFAAHPGGKLGPEAIAALVAGAVRVKAEVVAEDEHEGGRRAILNFGHTIGHALEAESAYALLHGEAVSLGMIAALSLGEARGITPPAVAMLARAMLADVGLPVDLEGRVTPAVMARVGVDKKRAGKKVRFVLCAAAGDTRLVDVGLDELTAHFLPSGA; this is encoded by the coding sequence ATGAGCAGCACCATCGTGGGAGTCGAGCTGGGCGCGCGTCGGTACGACGTTCACATCGGGACGTTCGCGCCATCGATCGTCGCCGAGACGGTGGCGGCGGCGCTGGGCCCCGACGTCACCGGGGTGGCGGTGCTGGTCGACGGGGATCTGGGCCGGCGCTCGCCGCGGGTGGCGCCGCTGGTCGAAGCGCTGCGCCTGCGCCTGCCGCGCGTGCACCGTTACGACCTGCCCGGCGGCGAGGCCAGCAAGACCCTGGACCAGATCGGCCGCACCACGCAGTGGCTGGCCGAGCATGGGTATGACCGGCGCGCGGCGGTGATCGGCATCGGCGGCGGCGCCACCGGTGATCACAGCGGCTTTGCGGCGGCGGTGTACCTGCGCGGCGTGCGCTTCGCTTTGTGCCCCACCACGCTGCTGGCGATGGTCGACGCGTCGGTGGGCGGCAAGACGGCGGTCGATCTGCCGGCGGGGAAAAATCTGGTGGGCGCGTTTCATCAGCCGCGCGTGGTGATCGCCGATCTGGGATTTCTCGACACGCTGCCGGCGCGCGAACAGACCGCTGGCCTGGCCGAGGTGGTCAAGTGCGGTTTCATCGCCGATCCGTCGCTGCTGGCCATCTTCGCCGCGCACCCGGGCGGCAAGCTAGGGCCCGAGGCCATCGCCGCGCTGGTCGCCGGCGCCGTGCGGGTGAAGGCCGAGGTGGTCGCCGAGGACGAACACGAGGGTGGCCGGCGCGCCATCTTGAACTTTGGCCACACCATCGGTCACGCGCTGGAAGCCGAGTCGGCGTACGCGCTGTTGCACGGCGAGGCCGTATCACTGGGGATGATCGCCGCCCTGTCGCTGGGCGAGGCGCGTGGGATCACCCCGCCGGCGGTGGCGATGCTGGCGCGGGCGATGCTGGCGGACGTCGGGTTGCCGGTCGATCTCGAGGGGCGGGTGACGCCGGCGGTGATGGCCCGGGTGGGCGTCGACAAGAAGCGCGCCGGGAAGAAAGTGCGTTTTGTCCTGTGCGCGGCGGCGGGCGACACGCGCCTGGTCGACGTCGGTCTGGACGAGCTGACCGCGCATTTTTTGCCCTCGGGCGCCTAG
- a CDS encoding DUF3467 domain-containing protein → MPITLPDTALVYTCLMSDTPKPPSSDPAGQPVQIDLDEGTAQGIYANLVLINHNENEFLLDFAFIQPAAPRARVRVRVISSPRHTKRLLRALELNVKRYEERYGKLEEPEAADPNRFVS, encoded by the coding sequence ATGCCGATCACCCTGCCGGACACGGCCTTAGTGTATACCTGCCTCATGTCAGACACCCCGAAACCACCGAGCAGCGATCCAGCCGGGCAGCCGGTGCAGATTGACCTCGACGAGGGCACCGCCCAGGGCATCTACGCGAACCTGGTCCTCATCAATCACAACGAAAACGAATTCCTCCTGGACTTCGCCTTCATCCAGCCTGCCGCGCCGCGCGCCCGGGTACGGGTGCGCGTGATCTCCTCACCGCGCCACACCAAGCGCCTGCTGCGCGCACTGGAATTGAACGTCAAGCGCTACGAAGAACGCTACGGCAAGTTGGAAGAACCCGAAGCCGCCGACCCGAATCGATTTGTGAGCTGA
- the ruvX gene encoding Holliday junction resolvase RuvX, with amino-acid sequence MSGRVIGIDLGTRRIGVAVTDGLNLTAQPHATLARHGGQRDLDAIGAVVQKFAAGRVVLGHPLAPDGTVGKAAKSAQAFAQRLNAALGIPVELVDESFSTVEAEDVLLRADLSRARRKQVVDRLAAAVILQRWLDARTDQGDNGRSK; translated from the coding sequence GTGTCCGGCAGGGTGATCGGCATCGACCTCGGAACGCGACGGATCGGCGTGGCGGTGACGGATGGATTGAACCTGACCGCGCAGCCGCACGCCACGCTGGCCCGCCACGGCGGCCAGCGCGATCTGGATGCCATCGGCGCGGTGGTGCAGAAATTCGCTGCCGGGCGCGTGGTGCTGGGCCATCCGCTGGCACCCGACGGTACGGTCGGCAAGGCGGCGAAAAGCGCGCAGGCGTTCGCCCAGCGCCTGAACGCGGCGCTGGGCATTCCGGTCGAGCTGGTCGACGAAAGCTTCAGCACCGTCGAAGCCGAGGACGTGCTGCTGCGCGCGGATTTGTCGCGCGCCCGCCGAAAGCAAGTGGTCGATCGGCTGGCCGCTGCGGTTATTCTGCAGCGGTGGCTGGACGCGCGCACGGATCAGGGCGACAACGGACGCAGCAAATGA
- the mltG gene encoding endolytic transglycosylase MltG → MKTPMRRAFQVFLVTTVLGLIVIAWGVRIAWKYGDTPSGPAFGRVDVDIPKGATAVDVADRLAAVGLIARPAIFRLYAGQRGVAGRFKAGHYTLNAPASPKQILDALVKGVADELVTVTIPEGKNLVEIADILEAAGVTSKPEFITQAVDASFAASLDLPGPTVEGYLFPDTYRLRPHTPAARALISMIRRHRQVFEELRAKHTKGVIDLKNTLGFDDYKIVILASIVEKETGQPQERPRIAQVFINRLRFPSFVPKLLQTDPTIIYGCTIGLPRSAACLKWDGRIRRIQLEDRENPFNTYTHEGLPPGPIANPGRAALEAVMAPDHTPFLYFVSRNDGTHHFSKTIAEHEAAVVKYQRGGVPMAAPAPAPQ, encoded by the coding sequence ATGAAGACGCCAATGCGGCGGGCGTTCCAAGTTTTTCTGGTGACCACGGTGCTGGGCCTGATCGTGATCGCCTGGGGCGTGCGCATCGCCTGGAAGTACGGCGACACGCCCAGCGGACCGGCTTTTGGTCGGGTGGATGTCGACATCCCGAAGGGCGCCACCGCGGTCGACGTGGCGGACCGGCTGGCGGCGGTGGGGCTGATCGCTCGGCCGGCGATCTTTCGTCTCTATGCCGGCCAGCGTGGCGTGGCCGGGCGGTTCAAGGCCGGGCACTACACATTGAACGCGCCGGCGTCGCCCAAGCAGATCCTGGACGCGCTGGTGAAGGGCGTGGCGGACGAGCTGGTCACCGTGACCATCCCCGAAGGCAAGAATCTGGTCGAAATCGCCGACATTCTTGAAGCGGCCGGCGTCACCTCGAAGCCGGAGTTCATCACCCAGGCCGTCGACGCCAGCTTCGCCGCCAGCCTGGACCTGCCGGGACCGACGGTGGAAGGGTACCTGTTCCCGGACACCTATCGTTTGCGCCCGCACACGCCGGCCGCCCGGGCGCTGATCTCGATGATTCGCCGCCACCGCCAGGTCTTTGAAGAGCTGCGCGCCAAGCACACCAAGGGCGTGATCGATCTGAAAAACACCCTGGGCTTCGACGACTACAAGATCGTCATCCTGGCCTCGATCGTCGAAAAGGAAACCGGCCAGCCGCAAGAGCGCCCGCGCATCGCCCAGGTGTTCATCAACCGGCTGCGGTTCCCGTCGTTCGTTCCCAAGCTGCTGCAGACCGACCCGACGATCATCTACGGCTGCACCATCGGCCTGCCGCGTTCGGCGGCCTGTTTGAAATGGGACGGGCGCATCCGCCGGATTCAGCTGGAAGACCGCGAGAACCCGTTCAACACGTACACCCACGAAGGGCTGCCGCCGGGCCCGATCGCCAACCCGGGCAGGGCGGCGCTGGAGGCGGTGATGGCGCCCGACCACACGCCGTTCCTGTACTTCGTTTCGCGCAACGACGGCACCCACCATTTCTCGAAGACCATCGCCGAGCACGAGGCGGCGGTGGTCAAGTATCAGCGCGGGGGCGTCCCGATGGCGGCGCCGGCACCGGCGCCGCAGTGA
- a CDS encoding ABC transporter ATP-binding protein: MIIVVDRLTKIFRPPGTGRDLLRGRLFGKPVTALTAVSFTVRAGEIVCVMGPNGAGKSTLLRVLGGLLAPTEGVATVDGVSAADSAGELQRRVSFVVGDERSFHWPVSGRENLHYFAALHGLPAAAARARAGELLERVGLGAVADRRYREYSRGMRQRLAIARGLLGTPRVLLLDEPTLGLDPRGARDLRAFLRDDAVRASGRTAVLCTNDPGEARAMADRVLFLEAGHLKGESAPARIERELGL; this comes from the coding sequence GTGATCATCGTCGTCGATCGGCTGACCAAGATTTTTCGGCCGCCGGGCACCGGGCGCGACCTCCTGCGCGGGCGGCTGTTCGGCAAACCCGTGACGGCCCTGACGGCGGTTTCGTTCACCGTGCGCGCCGGCGAGATCGTCTGCGTGATGGGGCCGAACGGCGCCGGCAAATCGACGTTGCTGCGCGTGCTGGGCGGTTTGCTGGCGCCGACCGAGGGCGTCGCCACGGTTGATGGCGTCAGCGCGGCGGACAGCGCGGGCGAGCTGCAGCGACGGGTGTCGTTCGTGGTCGGCGACGAGCGCAGCTTTCACTGGCCGGTCTCCGGGCGCGAGAACCTGCACTACTTCGCGGCGCTGCACGGGCTGCCGGCGGCGGCGGCGCGCGCGCGGGCGGGCGAGCTTCTCGAGCGTGTGGGCCTGGGCGCGGTGGCGGATCGCCGGTACCGCGAATATTCGCGGGGCATGCGCCAGCGCCTGGCCATCGCCCGCGGCTTGCTGGGCACGCCGCGCGTGCTTTTGCTGGACGAGCCGACGCTGGGCCTGGACCCGCGCGGCGCCCGCGACCTGCGCGCGTTCCTGCGCGACGACGCCGTTCGCGCCAGCGGGCGGACCGCCGTGCTGTGCACGAACGATCCGGGTGAGGCGCGCGCCATGGCCGACCGCGTGCTGTTTCTGGAAGCCGGCCACCTGAAAGGCGAGAGCGCCCCCGCGCGCATCGAACGGGAGCTGGGCCTGTGA
- a CDS encoding ABC transporter permease: protein MSGDDPGPSAAAAAPLPGGAVWFARVLWAFTRREFLARSGYRLSFLLRGLSFVFAAVSLVFFSRFVGAAANPHLLPYGGSYLGFTLIGLVVVDLQQVGLSELAQRIRLSQLMGTLEAEIATPAPEWIVLGVAPVYAFGGAALRALLYLVGAALLLDVRFDHANVASVAVAVPLVLAAFAGMGLLAAAGTMLVRRANPVAVVLGTLSVFLSGVLYPTTVLPSWLQGAGKLLPLTHALAVLRGALLRGSTPAELGSSLEALAVFAVVLGCLGVGLFVIAFRRARVDGSLTHF, encoded by the coding sequence GTGAGCGGCGACGATCCTGGGCCGTCGGCGGCGGCGGCCGCGCCGTTGCCGGGCGGGGCGGTGTGGTTCGCCCGCGTGCTGTGGGCGTTCACCCGGCGCGAGTTCCTGGCCCGTTCGGGGTACCGGCTATCGTTTCTGCTGCGCGGCCTCAGCTTTGTGTTCGCCGCCGTGTCGCTGGTTTTTTTCTCGCGCTTCGTGGGCGCGGCAGCGAATCCGCACCTTCTCCCCTATGGCGGCAGCTATCTTGGGTTCACGCTGATTGGTTTGGTGGTGGTCGACCTGCAGCAGGTGGGGCTGTCCGAATTGGCGCAGCGGATCCGGTTGTCGCAGTTGATGGGCACCCTGGAGGCGGAGATCGCCACGCCCGCCCCGGAGTGGATCGTCCTGGGCGTGGCGCCGGTGTACGCGTTCGGGGGGGCGGCGCTGCGGGCGCTGCTGTATCTGGTGGGGGCGGCGCTTCTGCTTGATGTCCGCTTCGATCACGCCAATGTCGCGTCGGTGGCGGTCGCGGTGCCGCTGGTGCTGGCGGCGTTCGCCGGCATGGGCCTTCTGGCGGCGGCCGGGACCATGCTGGTGCGCCGGGCGAACCCGGTGGCAGTGGTGCTGGGGACGCTGTCGGTGTTTCTGTCGGGCGTCCTTTACCCGACCACTGTGCTGCCGTCGTGGTTGCAAGGCGCTGGCAAGCTGCTGCCGCTGACCCACGCCCTGGCCGTCCTGCGCGGCGCCCTGCTGCGCGGGTCAACACCCGCCGAGCTTGGCTCGTCGCTGGAGGCGCTGGCGGTCTTCGCGGTTGTCCTGGGCTGCCTGGGCGTCGGGCTTTTTGTCATCGCCTTTCGTCGCGCCCGTGTAGACGGCTCGCTCACACACTTCTAG
- a CDS encoding serine protein kinase, translated as MLSSDSASKGDTPALIAKVAALQNLKEYAELNWNGSFEDYLNLVRKNPAVTRSAFQRVYDMILSYGQEEYIDNKKRLSRYNFFKDEHHGGRDAIYGLDIPLMRLVSVLQSAAQRYGTERRVILLHGPVGSSKSTIARLIKRGLEEYSRTPEGALYTYEWVLPDHLHHVAGGQGGFKCPMHEEPLRLIPVEWREKALVELGINVPGKQPVLIEGDLDPACRLIFRELMAHYKGSWADAVKHIRVRRLILSEQDRVGIGTFQPKDEKNQDSTELTGDINYRKIAEFGSDSDPRAFNFDGEFNIANRGVIEFIEVLKLDVAFLYDLLGASQEHKIKPKKFAQTDIDEVILGHTNEAEYKKLLSNEFMEALRDRTVKIDIPYITRVSEEQRIYAKDYNTGKIRGKHIAPHTLEMAATWAVLTRLEDPKKHQLTLVQKMKLYDGKTLPGFTQDNIKELRKEAMREGMDGISPRYIQDKISNALVSDKGEGCVNPFMVMNELESGLRHHSLITNDEQRRHFGVLLGLVKQEYEDVVKNEVQRAISADEEAIAKLCANYIDNIKAYTQRERVKNKYTGQDEDADERLMRSIEEKIDIPDSRKDDFRREIMNYIGALAIEGRQFDFRTNERLQKALELKLFEDQKDSIKLTSLVSAVVDRDTQEKIDVVKNRMIRNYGYCEICSTDVLNFVASIFARGDVKD; from the coding sequence ATGCTCTCTTCAGATTCCGCTTCGAAGGGTGATACCCCGGCGCTGATCGCCAAGGTGGCGGCGCTGCAGAACCTCAAAGAGTACGCCGAGCTGAACTGGAACGGCAGCTTCGAGGACTACCTGAATCTGGTGCGCAAGAACCCGGCGGTCACACGCTCGGCGTTCCAGCGCGTCTACGACATGATCTTGTCGTACGGCCAGGAAGAGTACATCGACAACAAGAAGCGCCTCAGCCGCTATAACTTCTTCAAGGACGAACACCACGGCGGGCGCGACGCCATCTATGGTCTGGACATCCCGCTGATGCGCCTGGTGTCCGTCCTGCAAAGCGCGGCGCAGCGCTATGGCACCGAGCGGCGGGTGATCTTGCTGCACGGCCCGGTCGGCAGCTCGAAGTCGACGATCGCCCGGCTCATCAAGCGCGGCCTGGAAGAATATTCACGGACGCCGGAAGGCGCGCTTTACACCTATGAATGGGTGTTGCCGGATCACCTGCACCACGTCGCGGGCGGTCAGGGCGGGTTCAAGTGCCCGATGCACGAGGAGCCCCTGCGCCTGATCCCGGTCGAGTGGCGTGAGAAGGCCCTGGTCGAGCTCGGCATCAACGTGCCGGGCAAGCAGCCGGTGCTCATCGAGGGCGATCTGGATCCGGCCTGCCGCCTGATCTTCCGCGAGCTGATGGCCCATTACAAGGGCAGCTGGGCCGACGCGGTCAAGCACATCCGCGTCCGCCGCTTGATCTTGTCGGAGCAGGATCGGGTCGGCATCGGGACCTTCCAACCCAAGGACGAAAAGAACCAGGATTCGACCGAGCTGACCGGCGACATCAACTATCGCAAGATCGCCGAGTTTGGTTCGGACAGCGATCCGCGGGCGTTCAACTTTGACGGCGAGTTCAACATCGCCAATCGCGGCGTCATCGAGTTCATCGAGGTGCTGAAGCTGGACGTGGCCTTCTTGTACGATCTGCTGGGCGCCTCGCAGGAGCACAAGATCAAGCCGAAGAAGTTCGCCCAGACCGACATCGACGAGGTCATCCTGGGCCACACCAACGAGGCCGAGTACAAGAAGTTGCTATCGAACGAGTTCATGGAGGCCTTGCGCGACCGCACGGTGAAGATCGACATCCCGTACATCACGCGCGTCTCGGAAGAACAGCGGATCTATGCCAAGGATTACAACACTGGAAAAATCCGCGGCAAGCACATCGCCCCGCACACGCTGGAGATGGCCGCCACCTGGGCGGTGCTGACCCGCCTGGAGGATCCGAAGAAGCACCAGCTGACGTTGGTGCAGAAGATGAAGCTGTACGACGGCAAGACGCTGCCCGGTTTCACCCAGGACAACATCAAAGAGCTGCGCAAAGAGGCCATGCGCGAGGGCATGGACGGCATCTCCCCCCGTTACATCCAGGACAAGATCTCGAACGCCCTGGTCAGCGACAAGGGCGAGGGCTGCGTGAACCCGTTCATGGTGATGAACGAGCTCGAGTCAGGGCTGCGCCACCATTCGCTCATCACCAACGACGAACAGCGCCGGCACTTTGGCGTGCTGCTGGGTCTGGTCAAGCAAGAGTACGAGGACGTCGTGAAGAACGAGGTCCAGCGGGCCATCAGCGCCGACGAGGAAGCCATCGCCAAGCTGTGCGCCAACTATATCGACAACATCAAGGCGTATACGCAACGCGAGCGGGTGAAGAACAAGTACACCGGCCAGGACGAGGACGCCGACGAGCGGTTGATGCGCTCGATCGAAGAGAAGATCGACATCCCCGATTCGCGCAAGGACGACTTCCGCCGCGAGATCATGAACTACATCGGCGCGCTGGCCATCGAAGGGCGGCAGTTCGACTTTCGCACCAACGAACGGCTGCAAAAGGCGCTTGAGCTGAAGCTGTTCGAGGATCAAAAGGATTCGATCAAGCTGACCAGCCTGGTTTCGGCCGTCGTCGATCGCGACACGCAGGAGAAGATCGACGTGGTCAAGAACCGGATGATCCGCAACTACGGCTACTGCGAGATCTGTTCGACCGACGTCTTGAACTTCGTGGCCAGCATCTTCGCGAGAGGCGACGTCAAGGACTAG